Below is a genomic region from Persicimonas caeni.
CCAGAGCGGCGAGGTCGCCGCGACGCTCGACGTCGAGCGCCTGGCGCCCAACGACGCCGCCGAAGCGCTCATGTCGATCAACGGCGCCGAGCCCTCCTCGGTGCCGGCCGACGAGCATGCAGGCGCCCTCGAGTTCGCGCTGCCCAAGCTGATCGACGCGCTCGACGACGGCGTCGAGTTGCAAGGGGTCGGCCACCGGGTCGTCCACGGCGGGCGGCGCTTCGACCGGCCGGTGTTCATCAACGACGAGGTCGAGCAGACCATCGAGGAGCTCATCCCGCTGGCCCCGCTGCACAACCCGGCGAACCTGGCGGGGATCCGGGCGGCCAAGAGTCTGCTGGGCGACATCCCGCACGTGGCCGTCTTCGACACCGCCTTTCACCGCACGCTGCCCAACCGCGCCAAGGCCTACGCCATCCCGCCGGAGGTCGCCGAGGAGCACCAGATCGAGCGCTTCGGCTTTCACGGCGTCAGCCACCAGTACGTGGCGGGCAAGGCCGCCGAGTATTTCCGCGCCGACGTGCGCGACCTGCGCCTGATCACCTGCCACCTGGGCAACGGCTGCAGCCTGGCCGCCGTCGAGTACGGCCGCTCCATCGAGACCTCCATGGGCATGACCCCGCTCGAGGGGCTGGTCATGGGCACCCGCAGCGGCGACATCGACCCGGGCGCGATCATCAACCTGCTTCGCCAGGAGGGCTGGGACGCCGACCGCGTCGACGATCTGCTCAACCGCGAGTCGGGTCTGGCCGGCCTGTCGGGGGTGGGCAACGACATGCGTGACATCGAGCAGCGCGCCTCGGAGGGCGACGAGCGCTGCCGCATGGCCATCCAGGTCTTCGCCCACCGGGTGCGCAAGTATATCGGCGCCTACGCCGCGGTCATGGGCGGGGTCGACGCGGTCATCTTCACCGGCGGCATCGGCCAGAACAGCGCGCTGATGCGCCACCGCATCTCTCAGCGCCTCGAGTTCTTGGGCGCGCGCCTCGACGAGGACAAAAACCGCGCGGTCTCGGTGGGCCGCCAAAACCCGGTCGCCAGCTTCTCGGCCGAGCCGAGCCGCTGCCACCTTCTGGCGGTGGCCACCGACGAGCAGCACGGCATCGCCAGCCAGGTCTCGAGCCTGATCATGAAGCGCCACTGCCCCACCGACACCGAACGCACCATCCCCATCGCCATCTCG
It encodes:
- a CDS encoding acetate/propionate family kinase, with the translated sequence MHILVINCGSSSIKAAVVQSQSGEVAATLDVERLAPNDAAEALMSINGAEPSSVPADEHAGALEFALPKLIDALDDGVELQGVGHRVVHGGRRFDRPVFINDEVEQTIEELIPLAPLHNPANLAGIRAAKSLLGDIPHVAVFDTAFHRTLPNRAKAYAIPPEVAEEHQIERFGFHGVSHQYVAGKAAEYFRADVRDLRLITCHLGNGCSLAAVEYGRSIETSMGMTPLEGLVMGTRSGDIDPGAIINLLRQEGWDADRVDDLLNRESGLAGLSGVGNDMRDIEQRASEGDERCRMAIQVFAHRVRKYIGAYAAVMGGVDAVIFTGGIGQNSALMRHRISQRLEFLGARLDEDKNRAVSVGRQNPVASFSAEPSRCHLLAVATDEQHGIASQVSSLIMKRHCPTDTERTIPIAISARHVHLTQETVEQLFGEGHELTPYKPLSQPGQFASEEMVTLVGPKAEIERVRVLGPTRSNNQVEIARTDEFKLGIDAPVRGSGDVENTPGITLRGPEGEASLEKGLICALRHIHMTPEDAKAFGVNDGDFVEVAVRGGERDLTFGDVLIRVSPNYKLEMHLDTDEGNAAHLGRSAEGVLVSTEGEAAIQRRRTRFDSAAE